Proteins encoded in a region of the Perca fluviatilis chromosome 8, GENO_Pfluv_1.0, whole genome shotgun sequence genome:
- the LOC120563355 gene encoding DNA polymerase III subunit epsilon-like yields the protein MMADYETIVFFDMETTGLDPASCHITQLSAVCEENEFNVYTLPRRPIELRASELTGFTVNRGQLCLHGTRVRTVSLFRALKSFINFLSDFRGPVLLAAHNAKWFDALILSRLLRRFSLWHRFQQVVSGFVDTLILSENFYPRLGKYSQKFLVDYFLEEYYDAHDALEDAKMLEKLFNFWEPSSWDVADVTFSTEEF from the coding sequence ACCCTGCATCGTGTCACATCACCCAGCTGTCGGCCGTTTGCGAAGAGAACGAATTTAACGTCTACACCCTCCCCCGACGGCCCATCGAGCTGCGCGCCAGCGAGCTGACGGGCTTCACCGTCAATCGTGGCCAGCTGTGTCTCCATGGAACACGTGTTAGGACCGTCTCTCTCTTTAGGGCTCTCAAGTCTTTCAtcaacttcctgagcgacttcCGCGGCCCCGTGCTGCTGGCGGCCCACAATGCAAAGTGGTTTGATGCACTCATTCTCAGCAGATTGCTGCGAAGGTTCTCCCTCTGGCATAGGTTCCAGCAGGTGGTGTCTGGGTTTGTGGATACCTTAATACTAAGCGAGAACTTCTATCCTCGTCTGGGCAAGTATTCTCAGAAGTTTCTGGTCGACTACTTCCTGGAAGAATACTACGATGCCCATGATGCATTGGAGGACGCCAAGATGCTGGAGAAGCTGTTCAACTTTTGGGAACCCAGCAGCTGGGATGTTGCGGACGTTACCTTCTCCACTGAAGAATTTTAA